One genomic window of Arachis stenosperma cultivar V10309 chromosome 10, arast.V10309.gnm1.PFL2, whole genome shotgun sequence includes the following:
- the LOC130957988 gene encoding protein MICROTUBULE BINDING PROTEIN 2C-like, with protein MHEKPQHDTVGSEEEKSKPNNSCASESECEDNSSLTRSQTQSNLDRGLFNDLVQIVSLVHSLFDSKESSSFRRRGSMICTKPPSRDSLARRMSMLRKKENGELTLLRKQVEELQMKLLVKDELLESAEKSRNKLKALNPKLDELKNMVSEKDSLLRSTQGQLFDVKMKLADKQAVLEKLQWEAMTSNKKVEKLQEELDSVQGEILSFTLLLDGLKITNNDGLYTDDYDIKPHNFNSLPSTMYMDEVEMQKMEEARKAYIAAVAAAKEKQDHESIAIAANARLHFESFLFKPENLESYL; from the exons atgcatgagaaGCCGCAACATGATACGGTGGGttcggaagaagaaaagagcAAACCTAATAATTCGTGTGCTTCTGAGTCTGAATGTGAAGACAACTCGTCCTTGACTCGCTCTCAAACTCAGTCCAATTTGGATCGCGGACTCTTCAACGACCTCGTCCAAATTGTTTCTCTCGTTCACTCCCTCTTT GATAGTAAAGAAAGCAGTTCATTTAGGCGTCGAGGTTCTATGATCTGCACCAAGCCACCATCAAGAGACTCATTGGCTAGAAGA ATGTCTATGCTCAGGAAAAAGGAGAATGGAGAACTTACCCTATTGAGGAAGCAGGTGGAGGAATTGCAAATGAAATTATTGGTGAAAGATGAACTTTTGGAGTCAGCAGAAAAGTCAAGAAACAAGTTGAAGGCTCTTAATCCAAAACTTGATGAGCTTAAAAACATGGTATCAGAAAAGGACTCTTTACTCAGGTCTACTCAAGGGCAACTCTTTGATGTGAAG ATGAAGCTTGCAGACAAACAAGCTGTTTTGGAAAAGCTACAGTGGGAAGCAATGACATCAAACAAGAAAGTGGAGAAACTGCAAGAAGAGCTAGATTCTGTGCAAGGAGAAATTTTATCATTTACATTGCTGCTTGATGGCTTGAAAATAACTAATAATGATGGACTATATACTGATGATTATGACATCAAGCCTCATAACTTCAATTCCCTACCTTCTACA ATGTATATGGATGAGGTGGAAATGCAGAAAATGGAAGAAGCGAGAAAAGCTTATATTGCTGCAGTTGCTGCTGCAAAAGAAAAACAGGATCATGAATCAATTGCTATTGCTGCCAATGCTAGGTTACACTTTGAGTCATTTCTCTTCAAACCCGAAAATTTAGAGAGTTATTTGTGA